The DNA region CATGAAAGCCATCGATAATTTCGATTTATCGCAAAACGTCAAGTTTTCGACCTACGCGGTGCCGATGATCATTGGGGAAATCCGCCGGTACTTGCGCGACAACAATCCGATCCGCGTATCCCGCAGCCTCAGAGATATCGCCTACAAAGCGCTGCAAATGCGGGACAACCTAACCAACCAAAATTCGCGGGAGCCCACGATTTTCGAAATTTCGGAAGCGCTTGGTTTGCCGAAGGAAGATGTCGTGTTTGCCCTGGATGCGATCCAGGACCCGGTATCGCTGTTTGAGCCGATTTACCATGACGGGGGAGACCCGATTTACGTCATGGATCAAATCAGCGACGATAAGAACAAGGATGTGTCATGGATTGAAGAAATCGCTTTGCGCGAGGCGATGCAGCGGCTCGGGCGCCGCGAAAAAATGATCCTTTCCATGCGTTTTTTTGAAGGCAAGACGCAAATGGAGGTGGCCGATGAGATCGGCATCTCCCAAGCCCAGGTATCCCGGCTTGAGAAATCCGCTATTTTACAAATGCAAAAGCATGTGAAGTCGTAAATGACAGGTCCCTTGGGGGCCTTTTTTAATGGAAACAAGCGTGTTAGACTCGCTTACGATCATTGTGAACAACTCCATATCTTCCTAGCGTTAAGCTTCTGTAAAATTATATTAAGTTGAACCTTACAATCATTCGTTCAACTTTAAATAGCATGAAGCACTAGCGCGGATGGAGACGGACGGAGGGGGACGCATGAAATATTGCATCGGCGAGTTTTCTTCGCTTCTGGGCATTACGAGGGATACGCTGCGGCTGTACGAAAAGCATGGCATCGTCCGGCCGGTGAAAGACCATAACAACAGCTACCGGTATTTTAACGATTTGGACGCCAGGGACCTGCTGATGAGCCGTTGGTACCGCAGCTTGCAAATCCCTTTGCAGGACGTGGCCGAACTGATCAAACATTCTTCCATAGACGCCGTATCGGCAAAGCTGAAGGCCAGCCGTGGGCAGCTTGAGGCGGAGATCCGCAAAAGCGCGATGCTGCTGAATAAACTGGACGAGCTGAACCGGGAGATCCAATCGATCGAAGCGTCCCTTTACCGGTGCAGCCTCAAACAGAAGCCCGGCTTATACCGCTTGAAGCAAACGGACAAAAACAGCCTGCTTAAAAACCGCGGCTTGGAAAAAACGGTTAACGCTTTGATGGAAGTACTTCCGTATACATTTTATTGCTTTCGCATCGAGCGGGAGATCGTCCTGGCGGACAATTCGGATAATCTGGAGTACAGTTGGGGAATCACGGTGTCGGAGGACGATGCCGGGGAGCTTGGCTTGGAAATTCAGGATCATTTGGAATTTATCCCTGCGTCCAAGTGCGTTTCGGCGGTCATTGTATCCGCGGATGGAGATCTTTTTACGAAAAGCGCGCTGCAATTTATGCTGGATCATGTGGACGAGCAGGGGTATTCGATTGGCGGAGACGTGATCGGGAAGCTGATGCTGACGGAAAACCGGGACGGGAAAAAACGTTCGTATCTGGAGGTCAATATCCCGGTGTCGTGATTAGGGGCTCTCGAAAGGGGAGTTGACCTTGGTGCCGCACCAAGGTTTAGACTTTTTTTGAAGCTGGCCGATGATGGAAATACGTAAGTTCATGTGAAAATAATCACGTTTCTGCGGCTTCGAATTATGGGGTAGGGGGAGGAACATCATGAGCAGCAAAAAACGCTTCAAATCATGGTTGGTATTTACCGTTTGTCTTGCGCTGGCGGTTTCCGTGCTAAGCGGATGCCAGTCAGCGGGGAATTCCCGGGAATCCGGCCCATCGTCCGCGCCGGAACAATCTTCGTTTAAAGCCGGAACGTATACGGGGGAAGCCGAGGGGAAAGACGGAACGGTCAAAGTGGAAGTCACGATGGAAGAGCCGGATCAAATCAAGGACATTCAAATCGTCAGCCAAACCGAAACGGAAGGACTGGGCGATGCCGCGCTCGAAAAAATCAAAGAGCAGATTCTGCAAAATCAAACGTTGGCGGTGGACGCCGTCAGCGGCGCCAGCAAGTCGAGCGAAGCGATGCTGACCGCCGTGGAAAAGGCCGTGCAGCAGGCGGGCGGGGATCTAACGGCTCTGAAATCGGGCGGCGTGGCGAAAGCCGGCGAAGGCAAAACGGAAAAGCTCCAGGCTGACGTCGTCGTCGTCGGCGCGGGCGCATCCGGCGTGTCGGCCGCCGTTACGGCGGCGGATAAAGGAGCCAAAGTCATTATCGTGGAAAAAACTGGCGTTATCGGCGGCGCCAGCAACTTATCGTGGGCAGGGAAATTTTACAACTCGTCCGCCGCGGTTGAAAACGGGATAAAGGTGAATGTCGAGCAAGAAATCGCCGACTGGATCGCCAACAACCACTGGCGTGTGGACGCCGCTGCGATCCGCCAGTACGTCACCAAATCCGGTGAAACCTACGACTGGCTGAAAAGCAAAGGTTATGTCACGACGTTCCTGAACTTTGCCGGGGAACAGCTTCACGTGCTTCCGGCTTACGATACGCGGGAGCAGACGCTGCGCAAGATGCTGGCCGCATCCGTGGAGAAAAACGGCGGCCAGGTTATTACCGAAACGACGGCCAAAGAGCTGATGACCGATGCGAGCGGTGCGGTCGTCGGCGTAAAAGCCGCAAAGGCCGACGGCACGACCCTGGAAATTTCCGCGAAAAGCGTGGTCATGGCGACGGGCGGATACGCGGGCAACAAGGAAATGGTCAAGGAAGCGTTTGGCTTTGAAGGCGTAAATGGGGGCCTCGGCCAAAACATCGGGGAGGGGCTGAAAATGTCCTGGGCGGTCGGCGCCAAAGTCCCGGACAACTTCGGCGGCCAAATGCTCCATCAGACGCTGGCGAGAGCGACGAGCGGTTTGAAAAAGGAATATTCCTCGTTTGAAGCCAGCTACCCGCTGATGCTGAGCTATCTTCCGACGCTGATGAACGTGGGGCCTTCGGGGGCCAGATTCAGGGACGAAGCGGCCACCTTGACGTCGGTAGCCGCGGCGAATACGAGCGCTTTTAACGGCCCT from Paenibacillus macerans includes:
- the sigG gene encoding RNA polymerase sporulation sigma factor SigG, which gives rise to MTRNKVEICGVDTAKLPVLTNAEMRELFHSLQQDHVRSAREKLVNGNLRLVLSVIQRFNNRGEYVDDLFQVGCIGLMKAIDNFDLSQNVKFSTYAVPMIIGEIRRYLRDNNPIRVSRSLRDIAYKALQMRDNLTNQNSREPTIFEISEALGLPKEDVVFALDAIQDPVSLFEPIYHDGGDPIYVMDQISDDKNKDVSWIEEIALREAMQRLGRREKMILSMRFFEGKTQMEVADEIGISQAQVSRLEKSAILQMQKHVKS
- a CDS encoding MerR family transcriptional regulator; protein product: MKYCIGEFSSLLGITRDTLRLYEKHGIVRPVKDHNNSYRYFNDLDARDLLMSRWYRSLQIPLQDVAELIKHSSIDAVSAKLKASRGQLEAEIRKSAMLLNKLDELNREIQSIEASLYRCSLKQKPGLYRLKQTDKNSLLKNRGLEKTVNALMEVLPYTFYCFRIEREIVLADNSDNLEYSWGITVSEDDAGELGLEIQDHLEFIPASKCVSAVIVSADGDLFTKSALQFMLDHVDEQGYSIGGDVIGKLMLTENRDGKKRSYLEVNIPVS
- a CDS encoding FAD-dependent oxidoreductase, translating into MSSKKRFKSWLVFTVCLALAVSVLSGCQSAGNSRESGPSSAPEQSSFKAGTYTGEAEGKDGTVKVEVTMEEPDQIKDIQIVSQTETEGLGDAALEKIKEQILQNQTLAVDAVSGASKSSEAMLTAVEKAVQQAGGDLTALKSGGVAKAGEGKTEKLQADVVVVGAGASGVSAAVTAADKGAKVIIVEKTGVIGGASNLSWAGKFYNSSAAVENGIKVNVEQEIADWIANNHWRVDAAAIRQYVTKSGETYDWLKSKGYVTTFLNFAGEQLHVLPAYDTREQTLRKMLAASVEKNGGQVITETTAKELMTDASGAVVGVKAAKADGTTLEISAKSVVMATGGYAGNKEMVKEAFGFEGVNGGLGQNIGEGLKMSWAVGAKVPDNFGGQMLHQTLARATSGLKKEYSSFEASYPLMLSYLPTLMNVGPSGARFRDEAATLTSVAAANTSAFNGPYHLVIVSKSQLDALEAKGMNGVKAPGLPGMPPEFYADFSDKFKLDTPWTNVEQVFESMVKNGGGYKGDTIGELAQNAGMDAEVFKEAFDNYTVATKTGVDTDFGKAKQYLVPMGEGPYYAIIAEINNLGSVGGLLVNPKFQVLGEGRVPIKGLYAVGLESEGVLFNDTYVGNGVGIGYSFTSGRLGGESAAAGALGK